From a single Nocardioides sp. dk884 genomic region:
- a CDS encoding helix-turn-helix domain-containing protein, with product MAEKTLPVYLSLEEAAAVMSLSVKTIRRRIADGTIPAYQCGRRPIRIRLDDLEAALRRIPSARC from the coding sequence ATGGCTGAGAAGACGCTTCCGGTCTACCTCAGCCTCGAGGAAGCCGCAGCCGTGATGTCCCTGTCGGTCAAGACCATCCGTCGCCGCATCGCCGACGGCACGATCCCGGCCTACCAATGCGGCCGGCGCCCCATCCGCATCCGCCTCGACGACCTCGAAGCCGCACTCCGGCGCATCCCCTCGGCCCGGTGCTGA